The Deltaproteobacteria bacterium genome has a segment encoding these proteins:
- a CDS encoding GRP family sugar transporter codes for MIAELLALLTAFSYATANVSARWGLRYSTPNTAVLLSLLVHAIGLSAVVLFTQGIPAVPPAALYLVIVTGVLQTLLRFCHYLAISKVGVSRAVTLRNTYPMLTVFIGVMILGEETNALNLLGVASIVIGTGLTSWRMDELVPGFRRWYLVLPAATSLITSTVHPMRRYVMTLADEPLFFAAVVGVVSLGCFSTYLALPLPREKVVWHPKALVPLTLSGVCETSAILLLFYALAAGPVVVVSPIAATSPVWTVILASILLRQVERTTPAVVVGTLLVVAGAIFVTLGRYL; via the coding sequence ATGATCGCCGAACTCCTCGCCCTGCTCACCGCGTTCTCCTACGCCACGGCCAATGTTTCGGCGCGGTGGGGGCTGCGCTACTCGACTCCCAACACCGCCGTATTGCTGTCCCTCCTGGTGCACGCGATCGGACTGTCGGCCGTGGTCCTCTTCACCCAGGGCATTCCGGCGGTTCCGCCGGCCGCGCTCTATCTGGTCATCGTCACCGGCGTGCTGCAGACGCTGCTGCGCTTCTGCCATTACCTGGCGATATCCAAGGTCGGCGTCTCCCGGGCGGTGACCCTCCGGAACACGTACCCGATGCTCACCGTGTTCATCGGCGTCATGATCCTCGGGGAAGAGACCAACGCGCTCAACCTCCTCGGCGTGGCCTCCATCGTCATCGGCACGGGCCTCACCTCCTGGCGCATGGACGAGCTGGTGCCCGGCTTTCGCCGCTGGTACCTCGTGCTGCCCGCGGCCACGTCGCTCATCACCTCCACCGTGCATCCGATGCGGCGCTACGTCATGACCCTGGCCGACGAGCCGCTCTTCTTCGCGGCCGTGGTGGGCGTGGTGTCGCTGGGCTGCTTCAGCACCTACCTGGCGCTGCCGCTGCCGCGGGAGAAGGTGGTCTGGCACCCCAAGGCGCTGGTGCCGTTGACCCTGTCCGGCGTGTGCGAGACCAGCGCGATCCTGCTGCTGTTCTACGCGCTGGCGGCGGGTCCGGTAGTGGTGGTGTCGCCCATCGCCGCCACGTCGCCGGTGTGGACGGTGATCCTCGCGAGCATCCTTTTGCGGCAAGTTGAACGCACCACACCCGCCGTGGTGGTGGGCACCCTCCTGGTGGTGGCCGGCGCCATCTTCGTGACCCTGGGACGGTACCTGTAG